A segment of the Vicinamibacteria bacterium genome:
AGCTTCCAGTTCTTTCCACCATCGTCCGAACGCCAGAGCTCGCCGCTCTCCGTCTCCTCGCCGTGCCAGGGCACGCCGTCGCCGGTCTCGATGAGCGCGTAGATGCGTTTCGAGTCACGAGGCGTCATGCACAAGGCGATCTTTCCCACCGGCAGCTTGGGAAGCCCGTTCCCCTCGAGCCGCGTCCAGGTGTCCCCGCCATCGCGCGACAGATGAATTCCGCTTCCGGGACCGCCGCTTTCGCGCCCCCAGGTGCGGATCTCGATCTGCCACATGCCGGCCACGAGGATGCGCGGGTTTCCGGGATCCATCACCAGATCGGAAGCGCCGGTGTTCTCGTCGACGAAGAGAACCCGGCTCCAGGTCTCGCCGCCATCGGTGGTTCGGTAGACGCCGCGCTCCTGCTGCGGACTGTAGCCGTGGCCGAGCGCCGCCGCATAGACGACATCCGGGTTGGTGGGATGGACGATCATGCGCCCGATGCGGCCGGTTCCTTGGAGCCCCATGTGCCGCCAGGTCGTCCCCCCGTCGGTCGACTTGAAGACGCCGTTTCCGATCGAGACGTTCGAACGAATGAACGTCTCGCCCGTTCCCGCCCAAACGATGCTCGGATCCGAGGGCGAGACGGCGAGAGCGCCGATCGAGTGCACTGGCTGATCGTCGAAAACCGGCGTCCACGTAAGCCCGGCATCTTCCGTCTTCCAGACGCCTCCACTGGCTGCCCCGGCGTAGTAGGTAGTCTCGTCGCCGGGAATACCGGCCACCGAGATGGTCCGGTTGCCTACCGGGCCGATGTGACGAAACTGGAGCTGGTCGAGCTCCTGGGCGGCGACGGCCGTCGGCAGAACGACGAGCCAGGCGAAAAACCACTTCCACATGAGGGCACCTCGTTTCATCATTGAAAGCCAGAATCTATTGCTCGCGCTCACGCTTGGCAAGCTCGATGAGCTTCGCGTACTTGCTGAAAGAATAGAGAGCGCCGAGAAAAGCGAGAATGACGCCCTTCTTCCCTTCGAGGATTCCCGCCTTGAGAACGAGGTCGCGAAGCACCGAGAGCGGCACGATGAGTAGGAGATGGAGAAGGCCGACTCGTTTTCCCTCGCGAAACCACTCCTCGGCCACGATCGTCGCATAGTCGTCGTTCTTGCGAATTCGGTGGGAGATCGATTCACTCGTGTAGTGGCGGATCTCGCCCCGGAGCCGCGCGACCGGACCTTCGACGAGGATACGCTCATGAACCAAATGGTTCGTGACGCGCCCTTTCCCGCGCCGGAAGAGGCGGTCGACGTAGGAAGGACGGGAGTGGCCGAAGCGCACGCGCTCCCCGCAGAAATAGTTCACGCGCTTCATGCGATAGCCCGCAGGAATCCCGTC
Coding sequences within it:
- a CDS encoding glycosyltransferase family 2 protein — protein: MPATLSVVLITRNAAHLLPDTLGAVSWADEILVVDSGSTDGTREVAQALGAKVILQSDWKGYGHQKSFAVQQASGDWVLVLDADEVVDAELGQEIQRALESKDGIPAGYRMKRVNYFCGERVRFGHSRPSYVDRLFRRGKGRVTNHLVHERILVEGPVARLRGEIRHYTSESISHRIRKNDDYATIVAEEWFREGKRVGLLHLLLIVPLSVLRDLVLKAGILEGKKGVILAFLGALYSFSKYAKLIELAKREREQ